The following proteins are co-located in the Rippkaea orientalis PCC 8801 genome:
- a CDS encoding DUF1702 family protein: MFIILTVSTSIPTQTIPEAGRVSPTVFGQLRQTLLRISRKEATFAKRGFLPTHPKTQKHLETIGKTFLQGYEIAIALSHPPSVITQLNEIATEYRGFAFEGAAMGLGLLDYLTPWNRTRIGEFLASEGVNHIYMTYMGMGWLLARLSGSIQSYLTRIQESDLNLSPHPIIPSPPHPLIGWLTIDGYGFHQGYFHWQDYIQNLKPPTNLSGYSCRVFDQGLGRSLWFVKGANILAIEAAIAQFDPMRRADLWSGVGLACGYAGGVEKTALERLKAMAQPYYSQLAQGVAFAAKTCIRAGNLTEHTEIAAQVLCGMSAQQAAQITDDTLVGLFDTPEITAYEQWRQRIQNQFI, from the coding sequence ATGTTTATCATTCTAACAGTATCAACCTCAATCCCAACCCAGACCATTCCAGAAGCGGGGAGAGTATCACCAACCGTTTTCGGACAATTACGACAAACGCTTCTGAGGATTTCTCGAAAAGAGGCAACGTTTGCTAAACGGGGATTTTTACCCACCCATCCCAAAACCCAAAAGCATTTAGAAACTATTGGCAAAACCTTTTTGCAGGGATATGAAATAGCGATCGCCCTTAGTCATCCCCCATCTGTGATAACTCAACTCAATGAAATTGCCACAGAATACCGAGGATTTGCCTTTGAAGGGGCTGCGATGGGTTTAGGGTTATTAGATTATCTCACCCCTTGGAATCGGACAAGAATTGGCGAATTTTTAGCCTCCGAAGGAGTAAACCACATTTATATGACCTATATGGGTATGGGGTGGCTATTAGCCCGACTTTCTGGGAGTATTCAGTCTTATTTGACAAGAATACAAGAATCAGATCTTAATCTTTCTCCTCACCCCATCATCCCATCACCCCCTCATCCCCTGATAGGATGGTTAACCATTGATGGTTATGGGTTTCATCAAGGATACTTTCATTGGCAAGACTATATCCAAAACCTTAAACCCCCGACAAATCTCTCAGGTTATAGCTGTCGTGTTTTTGATCAAGGGTTAGGGAGAAGTCTTTGGTTTGTCAAAGGGGCAAATATTCTTGCCATTGAAGCTGCGATCGCCCAATTTGACCCCATGAGACGGGCTGATCTCTGGAGTGGTGTGGGTTTAGCCTGTGGCTATGCAGGGGGAGTGGAAAAAACAGCCTTAGAACGGTTAAAAGCGATGGCACAACCCTATTACTCTCAATTAGCCCAAGGGGTGGCTTTTGCAGCAAAAACCTGCATTAGGGCTGGAAATCTCACAGAACATACGGAAATCGCAGCCCAAGTACTCTGTGGGATGTCTGCCCAACAAGCTGCCCAAATTACCGATGATACCTTAGTGGGATTATTCGACACCCCAGAGATTACCGCCTATGAACAGTGGCGACAACGGATTCAAAACCAGTTTATTTAA